Proteins encoded within one genomic window of Gambusia affinis linkage group LG23, SWU_Gaff_1.0, whole genome shotgun sequence:
- the LOC122826245 gene encoding zinc finger protein 11-like — translation MESSEPTNDDPPLLLPSLRLFIPPLRLVSAAMWHIVQSGNLHEYGLVEDFISTITDLVPELLNPDQKAQLLLGLRARVVLELCRSEQIPDTESIQMHLDQIKSLISTWAAQPCFSDVQFPESNFVDQVGLLLKDPEEKEKFFQDVFPTDFGPDYDNALQMLMLDFLSRLEKLLPVPDIQQTASMIGGIPTALEECAHSVPDPQHLKTVLRYQTRLGHVDFTDETQNIPSSFGNCILSSLSLPQLEKIVIHPDELQIQSSSDQIQGCMTVQVEGETVTLLDYIQIEQPTLVESDDHEDMDANAKEAPLDDSDDALKPAAFQPLKQSKRLELKRKAAKANSESEAAKRLRKKYSNNKTCPVCNKTFLRAAAMRRHQEIHNENRDLKYKCSSCDKRFRDQYDMNRHMMRVHEKGVMSSSPKDEDVGDPCTSEMSENKNCSLCGKYFAREVDMERHMKSHSEDRPYKCSFCDKKFKNLYVLKRHEREICKSREQKARKGAPDANAEAHSEVSVEGKICPICGRILPCTADFAKHLRSHSEERPYVCITCEKGFKYKDTLKKHQIIHGHEGIREEHCKTVEQILAEADPQNQEDPDGLDKKETDFDPPAETTMDNRTVVGLNRKKAPKACPVCSRVFDSIKTLNRHIQCHTEDRPFHCIHCKKRFKHMHGLKRHQIYAICHKKTSRLSWKKEQRAGPSHSEASGTDSAQGQTAKIPVWCSNCGKHFEYPSALKEHQENVCKVEIREVMKCDDCNKEFKSVTMLKVHQRIHDPLYCKECGKILGNEAAFERHKLMHRPMKCTMCEKSFTLLRRLREHYEKQHGFAGPFPCPQCDKSFVQLSYLAIHQRIHKGEFPYACNMCPEKFRSSNCLTVHQRKHTGEKPFLCWQCGKCYRSASELTVHMGTHSEEKPWSCSQCDMAYRTKLQLSNHVEQVHIGVRYPCKTCGKQFMKETSLKRHELIHTGERPHQCTVCGKTFLTSNELRLHNRYHTGERPYKCDVCSKAFIQSGYLKSHMRIHTGEKPFKCDLCDKTFRLSYHMKKHRRTHAGKTRSFVCEDCGLVFLQKKLLWEHSLTHDVKLEQTFAAEVGLEFNP, via the exons ATGGAGAGCTCGGAACCTACCAATGACG atccGCCTCTCCTGCTGCCGTCTCTTCGCCTCTTCATCCCCCCCCTCCGCCTGGTGTCTGCGGCCATGTGGCACATCGTGCAGAGCGGAAATCTTCACGAATACGGATTAGTGGAGGACTTCATCAGCACCATCACTGATCTTGTGCCAGAACTGTTGAATCCAGACCAGAAAGCTCAGCTGCTCCTGGGACTGAGAGCACGG GTTGTTCTTGAATTGTGTCGCTCCGAGCAGATCCCAGACACAGAATCCATCCAGATGCACCTGGATCAGATAAAATCCCTCATATCCACCTGGGCAGCACAG CCTTGTTTTTCAGATGTTCAATTTCCAGAGTCGAACTTTGTGGATCAGGTTGGGTTGTTGTTGAAGGATCCTGAAGAGAAGGAGAAGTTCTTCCAG GATGTTTTCCCCACAGATTTTGGACCTGATTATGACAACGCTCTGCAGATGCTGATGTTGGATTTCCTGTCCCGACTGGAGAAGCTTCTCCCAGTTCCCGACATTCAGCAG ACGGCGTCCATGATCGGTGGCATCCCGACAGCGCTGGAGGAGTGCGCTCACTCGGTACCGGACCCCCAGCATCTGAAAACTGTCCTGCGCTACCAGACGAGACTTGGACACGTGGATTTTACTG ATGAAACGCAGAACATCCCATCATCGTTTGGGAACTGCATCCTGTCCTCGCTGTCTCTTCCCCAGCTGGAGAAGATCGTGATCCATCCCGACGAGCTGCAGATCCAGTCGTCTTCAGACCAGATCCAGGGCTGTATGACCGTGCAGGTGGAGGGCGAAACTGTGACGCTGTTGGACTACATTCAGATAGAGCAGCCGACACTGGTGGAGTCCGACGATCATGAAGATATGGACGCCAACGCCAAGGAAGCACCACTCGACGACTCGGACGATGCGTTAAAGCCCGCCGCTTTTCAGCCGCTGAAGCAAAGCAAGAGGCTGGAGCTGAAGAGAAAAGCTGCGAAGGCAAACAGCGAAtcagaagcagccaagaggctgCGGAAAAAATACTCCAACAACAAAACGTGTCCAGTGTGCAACAAGACGTTCCTGCGAGCCGCAGCCATGAGGCGCCACCAGGAAATCCACAACGAAAACCGCGACCTGAAGTACAAGTGCAGCAGCTGTGATAAGCGGTTCAGGGACCAGTACGACATGAACCGCCACATGATGCGGGTTCATGAGAAGGGAGTGATGAGCAGCAGCCCTAAAGACGAAGACGTGGGAGATCCCTGCACCTCTGAgatgtctgaaaataaaaactgctccTTATGTGGGAAGTACTTCGCCCGGGAAGTCGACATGGAGCGACACATGAAGTCCCACTCAGAAGATCGTCCGTACAAGTGTTCGTTTTGCGACAAGAAGTTCAAGAATCTGTACGTGTTGAAGAGGCATGAGAGGGAGATTTGTAAGAGCAGGGAGCAGAAAGCAAGGAAAGGCGCTCCAGATGCGAACGCAGAGGCGCACTCGGAGGTATCGGTGGAAGGGAAAATCTGTCCAATCTGCGGCCGAATCCTCCCCTGCACCGCGGACTTTGCAAAGCATTTACGCTCCCACTCTGAAGAGCGACCGTACGTCTGCATAACCTGCGAGAAGGGCTTCAAATACAAAGACACTCTGAAGAAGCACCAGATCATCCACGGGCACGAGGGCATCCGAGAGGAGCACTGCAAGACCGTGGAACAGATCCTGGCGGAAGCAGATCCCCAGAACCAGGAGGATCCTGATGGAttagataaaaaagaaacagattttgacCCGCCTGCAGAAACTACAATGGATAACAGGACTGTAGTGGGTTTGAACAGAAAGAAAGCCCCAAAGGCATGCCCTGTGTGCAGCAGGGTGTTTGATAGCATCAAAACTCTGAACAGGCACATCCAGTGCCACACAGAGGACCGACCGTTTCACTGCATCCACTGCAAGAAGAGGTTCAAACACATGCATGGCCTGAAGAGACACCAGATCTACGCAATCTGCCACAAGAAGACTTCCCGTCTGTCGTGGAAGAAGGAGCAGAGAGCCGGACCCAGCCACAGTGAGGCAAGCGGTACCGACTCTGCACAAGGCCAAACGGCCAAGATCCCCGTCTGGTGCTCCAACTGTGGCAAACACTTTGAGTATCCATCCGCCCTGAAGGAGCACCAGGAGAACGTCTGCAAGGTGGAGATCCGGGAAGTGATGAAGTGCGACGACTGCAATAAGGAGTTCAAGAGTGTCACAATGCTCAAAGTCCACCAGCGGATCCACGACCCGCTCTACTGCAAGGAGTGCGGCAAGATCCTTGGGAATGAGGCCGCCTTTGAACGGCACAAGCTCATGCACCGGCCAATGAAATGCACGATGTGCGAGAAGAGCTTCACCCTTCTGAGACGACTGAGGGAACACTATGAGAAGCAGCACGGCTTCGCCGGGCCATTCCCGTGTccgcagtgcgacaaatccttCGTCCAGCTGTCCTACCTCGCCATCCACCAGAGGATACACAAAGGAGAGTTCCCCTATGCTTGCAACATGTGCCCCGAAAAGTTCCGTTCGTCCAACTGCCTGACGGTCCACCAGAGAAAACACACCGGGGAGAAACCCTTCCTGTGCTGGCAGTGTGGGAAGTGCTACCGCTCAGCCTCGGAGCTGACGGTCCACATGGGGACGCACTCCGAGGAGAAACCCTGGAGCTGCTCGCAGTGCGACATGGCCTACCGCACCAAGCTGCAGCTCAGCAACCACGTGGAGCAGGTCCACATCGGCGTGCGCTATCCCTGCAAGACCTGCGGCAAGCAGTTCATGAAGGAGACGTCCCTGAAGAGGCATGAGCTCATCCACACCGGGGAGAGACCGCACCAGTGCACCGTCTGCGGGAAGACCTTCCTGACCTCCAACGAGCTCCGGCTTCACAACCGCTACCACACCGGAGAGCGGCCATACAAGTGCGACGTGTGCAGCAAGGCTTTCATCCAGTCGGGCTACTTGAAGTCTCACATGCGCATCCACACGGGGGAGAAACCGTTTAAATGCGACCTCTGCGATAAAACCTTCCGGCTGTCCTACCACATGAAGAAACACCGGCGGACTCACGCCGGGAAAACGCGGAGCTTCGTCTGTGAGGATTGTGGATTGGTCTTCCTGCAAAAGAAGCTGCTGTGGGAACATTCGCTCACTCACGACGTGAAGCTGGAACAAACGTTCGCAGCGGAAGTTGGACTAGAATTTAACCCATGA